A DNA window from Camelina sativa cultivar DH55 chromosome 13, Cs, whole genome shotgun sequence contains the following coding sequences:
- the LOC104737462 gene encoding uncharacterized protein LOC104737462 — MDVYVETQRGSPFSIEVGYFDTVLEIKKKIEKYQRIPVPKQTLSFQGKVLQDDLDIEQCQILNNSRLQLFLSSPGNNDQMRNQNRNNQVFQTEQDSPPSNATEQINNGHPQDSTMLMSGSNNNNNNPLKKLRVMVLPKCWTRKIPVEVNAGDNVGELRKELAKIQQRFQLNLPQDDYFFIYKQNVMDDDRSFRWHRVDHGDTIEIFNGSVSGGS, encoded by the coding sequence ATGGATGTGTACGTAGAGACTCAAAGAGGCTCACCATTCTCCATTGAAGTGGGCTACTTCGATACAGTCTTAGAGATCAAAAAGAAGATCGAGAAGTATCAACGTATCCCTGTCCCGAAACAAACCCTTTCCTTCCAAGGTAAGGTTCTTCAAGATGATCTCGATATCGAACAATGTCAGATCCTCAACAACTCACGTCTCCAACTCTTCCTCTCCTCTCCCGGTAACAACGACCAAATGCGCAATCAGAACCGCAACAATCAGGTGTTCCAAACCGAGCAAGATTCTCCACCATCAAACGCAACAGAACAGATCAATAACGGTCATCCTCAAGATTCGACAATGCTAATGTCGGggagtaacaacaacaacaacaatccccTGAAGAAGCTGAGAGTAATGGTGCTGCCTAAATGCTGGACTAGGAAGATTCCAGTGGAGGTGAACGCAGGTGATAACGTTGGAGAGCTGAGGAAAGAGCTTGCTAAGATTCAACAAAGGTTTCAGTTAAATCTGCCTCAAGATGACtatttctttatatacaaaCAGAATGTAATGGATGATGACCGGTCTTTCCGGTGGCACCGTGTTGATCACGGCGATACAATTGAGATTTTCAATGGAAGTGTTTCCGGTGgctcttaa